ATATCGGATAGCTAAGTAATGTAGCACCGAAGAGTAGGCATGCTTATCGCTGAGTTTGCCATTTAGTAGGCACACAGTTTGCATCACAGATTCCAGTGAAACTTGAACCTTGAGTTGAAAGAAAGGAAGAGGGTTCCCCCACTTTGATGCAAACTCGGCGGAGTACAAGATATTTATCTGAAATTTCCAACTGCCGTCGGGTGACGAAATACAGAAGTGTCCGTTTAAGCAATTAAGCGGcatatatgtaagtaagtaaggttgACTTGGCATGGAATGCCCCattttttttagagttttttaCTTTGAGTATTACACCGTCTACACCGTCTACACTCATATTTTATCATATATGCAGAcatgtaaaatttttctttacaaaatttatagGCCAAAGCATTAACTCATAAACACACATCGATGCACAAttattttgcaaaataaaattgCGTATGGTCCACACAGAAATGAGATAACAATTTCCACTTTATGAGCACAACTGCGTCAGTCTAGCGTATTATGACGCTGCTGTTCTGTGTGTCCAACGGGAACTGCTCCTAATCTCCAATTGCACATTGTCGTTCGAAGGGACGCTTTGCGCTATTTCTTACACATAGACAGcacataaacacacacacacacgtacgCTTACATGTTTAAGCCTACTTTTGTGACTCTGATTAGCCTGATGGTGTTATAAAATATCGAGTGATACAATTGaatttattgcaaaatttttCATTCGCTTCTTTTTGTTGGGTTTAGAAATTGGTTTACATGCAGATAAACAGATTAATTCATACTTGGATTACAGCTTCATATTAGGGGCATTAAACTTATCTGATAGAAAAGCATTTatgatttttgcattttttcttaGAGTTTTCCATACGGGTTTACCGGATTGAGGATAACTTTCAGAACCTTTATTGCTGCTGAGGGAAGATGATATAAGCATTGCGGCTTACCACTAATTTTACTGCAGACTGTGCTGTTTGGATGATCCTTTGGGAGATTAAGTGTCGATGTTTGCTATCCCTTAACTTCAATTGGAAAGGCAAGTGGTTTAATTGGGATTAAACAAGGCAACCCTAGTTAGATTTCTGAGAAGTGAGTGATTCCATTAACGCTTGCTTAACTTGACGTAATCTAACCAAGGTTTCTGCACACGAAGACCCATTCTATGTAACTTCCATAAGCGCTAACGCCTTCTTCACTGGcagcaaattttttgtttttcctcctTCCACCGCCAGCTTAATTTTGTTTGCCAATTTATTCGGCCCAGAGTAAGCAAAACCTTCAGCGGAACTGTAAAAGACCATATTATGGATATCATACATAATGTAACGAATTATATCCTTACGCTTAAACTCTGCTTCTAGTACTATCTTCTATGGCATCACGTACCCCCAGTGGGTTAAAGGCTTAGTATATTGAATAGTTTAGTGACGGCCGGCATGATGTTGTGTGTGTGTTCCGCCTACCCctccgaatatcctgggttcaattcccgacaaagcaacataaaacatttagaaacaagtttttaaattagaaaaaagttcttccaagcggggtcgcccctcggcagtaatttggcaaacactccgagtgtatttctgccgtgaagaGCTTCTCAGgaaaaactcatttgccttgcagatgccattcggtgTGTCAAGTTGCGAATACGCGTATTCTTTCTCATGgtggaaaaagaaaaatgaaaacgaaaactaaaaaataatttcGGGCTATTTGAGAAGAGCGTCGCCGGCTTCTTATCGCTAACAACTGATACCGACAAGTTACTCCTTTATTGTCGGCTTATTTTCGATAGCGAACTATTATCGTCGAGCTATCGGTTTGTAAACGGCTTGTTACAGGCGAGCTATCGggttcttattggtttcttatcaaaTGGCGGACATTTGCAGAGCATTTATACAACATGGAACCCCATACTTGTTACGTGGATCGATTCTATGCCCAGGAGTAAGCTCGTCAATGCAAATTAAGAAGCTGGCTCCGTATGCAAAATAGCTAAAAGAGGCACCCCTCAGGGCCATGTGCTATCGCAACTTCTTTGAATACTGGAAGTTCATGAAATTCTAGAAAGCTTTGGGCAGAAGGAACGAGGGAAGTGGAATACGGTGACGAGTTAGTGATTCTGATCACTGGTAAATTCCTGCCAACAATTAGCGAGCTCATAGATACTGCACTTTGCGGCATTCCGCGATGAGCAGGACAAAATGGGCTGGGAGTAGATCCAACAAAATTAGAAATTTTCCTGTAGACAAGAAAAACTAATTCCCTTCTTTTGGCTTACGACGTTAAACGGTACAATGAAAAATCTCTCTTGTAAAGGAATATCTTGGTATAATACTAAACACTTAATTAAGCTGGAGAAAGAACGGTTGAGGTGGGATCAATGAAAGCTCTGGCAGCATACTACTTCTGCAAATGGGCTTTCGGGAGGAACTCTGAACTGTCACCACATATTATCCACGGCATGTACACCACATTCATTCGACCGATACTTACCTTTGGAACTTTTGTCTGGCCGCAGGCGCTAGACAGAAAAGAACAATCAACATAGGGCTGGGAAGGTGCTGAAGGTTGGATGTCTGGGAATGGTTGGACCTAATTTTTCATTTGATGGCGCTCCGATATGGCCAAGAAAGGGGCTCTATGACCAAGACAGTCCAACATGTATATAAAACGACCAAACACGTGTGCGCGACGATATAAGATGGCATAGGAAGGGAACGATTAAACAGAATCATAACTGACCTAACGGCCGACGCCGACCAAACTACGGCGTTTTTTTACTTCCAAGTTCAGAACAAAGGATATTCCTCAATGGAGTAATGGGAAGGAAGTTACGAAATCTTGTATACATTGAGGCCGCCTTAAAAGCATTAGAATCCAACGCTGGGTGTCGAGCCTAGCTGTCGTCCATAGTGCATTTGCTCGGTTCCTGTGCACAGCGATATTGAAGCGAAGACTTAAGGGTACCATCATCGGTCATGGCGCTGTTGCAGCAATGTTCCGACCGTGGCGTATGCCAACAAGCTCTCTTTGCAGAAGCTGTCGTGGTGTGGAGGAAGAGGATTCGCCTATTCATTATTTTCCCTGCCGATGTCCAGGACTTAGGCGCACAGTCTCTCGATAGTCTGACGGGGGTTGGGATGTTGGATCTTTCAATTTTTCCTAAGTTCATTAATAAGCGGTTCGCTGAGGACCACTAGGAATTAGTCTGATTTGGACGAACGTGCCACCACCCGGCACTCACTGTTGTCACTCAcaaggggcaaacattttatcGAGTGGGAGTGTGGAGAATTCCTGTAcgcctaacctaaccttacctatcggcttgttatcgccggGTAACAGATGCCTAATCGATTTTAAACAAACCGACAAGTcgttgataacaaatcaatactACGCCGACAATATATTAATTATTCTCCAACTTAAAAATtgtaactttttgatagcaaatcgagaATTTTTCGAAACAAAATCGTTAAAACATAGATAACAAATTGTTAGCActccgataacatatcgataatttttcgatgataCAACCTTTTCATATTCTACCGATACGTTTGAGATAAACTCCCGATAATTCTGCGTTATATAATCGATTATTTTTCGATAATAGGTCGATAACATctcgattacttttgattattgatatcttttcgatagcaaatatataacttatcgataaacaaataacatgtaaatttatatacataaataaacgaCAATTTTTCGACAACAAAGCGATAACTCGGCGATATAAAATCGGTAGTTCGTTGATAATCTACGTTATCAATTGTAAACTTTTAATACTTCGGTAACAAAGCGGAAGTGGGCGTGTTCCCGTTATTAACTCGAGcaatataatacttctatatacatatgtatgtatgtgtgtatgtatgtgcatgaACGTtccgtatgtaaatatgtttgtgcGCGGGCAGCTATGTTTATTATGACATTTAGTgaatttttaacaaatatttcattttatttcttcctCTTCTCTTTTCCATGCATTCCACATGTTATCGCGTTGGGcgtatttaaatttaattgccATTCCCAACATTTGGCATTCCTGGGCTGGAAGCACGAAAATAACCAACAGTAACAAAAAACAGCAGAAAAGTAAACAAATTGccgataccaaaaaaaaaaaaacacccaaaaattttaataaaaaacttaaatatttaacaaaagaaTCCAGTAAAACCAGCAattaaattttagcaaaaattcGGCGCCATTTGTGGAAGCCAAAACCGCCAACAATTCAAAACACCCAGCTGCAACTGCAATATACCCCAAAAACCAGAACACGCACACATAAACTCAAATACGAAAAGagaatttgttgaataaaagtgaaattattttacTGCACGACAACAACGATCAATAAACCAACCGGAAACACAATGGTAACAGCCGAACTGACAATTCGACGCAGCACCAACAACAGCAGCAATGAAAACagcaataacaaacaaaaattcgGCAACAACAACATTGGCAACAAGAAACAGAGTGGAACTTTGTGTAAGACCAACAGCAGCAACAATTACAGCAAAAGCAGCTCACAAATAAAATTTCGCCGTAATGGCGGCTTTGATGGCATCAGTGTCGCCTCAGCGCCATCACTTAGTCTTGGACTTTGGTTGTTGCcggtgttgttggtgttgttggcgTGGCAACAACAACCATGTGAGGGACGTTATCTGCCGACAAGGTCACATGGCGACGATTTGGATAAATTGCGCGAATTAATGTTGCAGGTAAgtgttgcaaaaaaataaaaaaataaaaattgatgaaAGGAAATGAGCAAAACAGGAAAAGAGTAAAGCAATGAAAacaagaaaatgacaaaaaattaaaaaagcaccTAAGAGAGTCTAAGCTTCCTCagaaccgaatattatatacccagcaGCGCATGAATTTATATGAAGAGAGCAAAGCAATGGGAGAGTAGGAAAAATAAGTCTTGGGAGGGGATTAAAAACGTAAGGTGATAGGGAAATATATAGAGGGTAGATAGAGTGAGAACATGAGAGAAGGACATAAAGGGAGCAGGAGAACTAATGGGGGAGCGAGCGACGGAAGGGAACttatgaaaagaaaaacaaaaacaaataggaAAGCAAGCCTAAAAGAGTAGCATTtaaattacttttaattttaaatcagaTTGAACAGCAGCGAAGGCTGGTAAGGTTGTGCTAGTTTTAAGATCCgaccgtcgtggtgtgatggtagctggatccgcctaccacaccgaagataatgGATACAAGCCTGGgaaaagcaccaccaaaaagtttagaatcaagttttttcaattagaagaacattatTCTAAACGCGGTCGCCCcccggcagtatttggcaagcactccgattgtatttctgccatgaaaagctctcagtgaaaactcatctgccttgcagatgccgttcggggtcggcataaaacaagtaggtcccgtcccgccaatatgtaggaaaaattgaaaaggaggacgacgcaatttagaagagaagctcggcctgaaatctcttcggaggttatcgcgccttacattttttttttaaaactctaCAGTTTTTTATCACTGAACAATAGGCTGTAGTTCGGAATTGTAAGAAAAGAAGTTCCAGTTGGCGAATCACCACAGCGGAGTAGAAGGGATGCTTGTGTCAGTGGGCCCTTTGTGAAGTCTTCTTCCTTAAAATATGTAGGAAATTGAACCACGTCCTGCTTATGTGCGATTGTAATAGCAAAGATGTCGTGTAGCGAGAGGGCAGAACTGCATTCAGTCTGTTTTTCAACTTGGTTGAAGTATGTCATACAAGTCTTTCGGGAGAAGGTTGGGGTTAACTTCGGAAACCTCTATGGCTGATGATATATTTCGGAACAATGGGTTCCATAATTTAGACTGCCGCTCGCGCTTCATACGTGAGGACCTCTCAGTAACATATTGGCAGCCACCATCCAAAATCTTGCCCCTAAGTGCCATTATCTTCTAATTTATAATTCTCGTGCTACATTGTTGTCCTCGTGACTTGATAATCATAATCTGATTTCATTGAAATTTATTACGTAGTTAGCTCTTTACCATGGTTAAATGGACGAGGACCATCCATTCGAAACTATCGT
The DNA window shown above is from Eurosta solidaginis isolate ZX-2024a chromosome 2, ASM4086904v1, whole genome shotgun sequence and carries:
- the Proc gene encoding uncharacterized protein Proc; the protein is MVTAELTIRRSTNNSSNENSNNKQKFGNNNIGNKKQSGTLCKTNSSNNYSKSSSQIKFRRNGGFDGISVASAPSLSLGLWLLPVLLVLLAWQQQPCEGRYLPTRSHGDDLDKLRELMLQILESSNEEQRPPNEANGNTLAQRASWLNKVNGMDGMEMPRKYSTRGMYDNGRYY